One Lachancea thermotolerans CBS 6340 chromosome B complete sequence genomic window, GCTCGCTTGACGCCCTTGAAGCCATTATACAGACAATTAGTACTGATTATTTCTTTGCCTTGGCCTGAAGGCTTTAGCAAgtagcacgtgacatgTATTCGTGACGTTGCCGACGcaggttcttcaaaaaaatctaacagcttcaagttgCGAGATGAGCGTTTGGCTATAATGCTGAGCTCTGCATAGGTCCACGCATCTGAATTCAACACAACAGACCAAGTTTGCGTGGCCGACTTCCTTGTAGCCAAAATGAAGGAGTCGATCGGCCCGACTTGCCGCTGCTCTAAATGCAAcagtttgttgaaagcttCTCCCAAAGCGACCGCCAAGAAGCCCATAAGGTATCGCTTTAACTTCATGAAACATATGGATCTGCGCCAGAGCAACTACAGAACTATCACGTCCATTTCGTACCTTACAGAGAAGTATGGGGAAAAGAAGGCCGAGAACATCGCAAGGTTCGTTAGGTGCATTCACAAGCAGATTAATAGCGGTGTGAATCGAATCAGCGACCTCCAAGCCAGCAGCATCCTTCCTTGGACAAGAGTGAGGCTATTTCTGCTTCTCGTGACTCTCTCGCAGAGAGGAGGGTCCGACTACTGGATGGGCAAAGAAGGCGAGATGAAAGAGCCTGCTAGGCCCTCGGAGCCAAGGGAAAGAAAGCCGCAAGACAAGTCGAAACCGTATGGGACCTTGATTGAGGAAATAATGCGGCAAAATATCAATGACAACTACAGGGAGGCGGACCACGATGAAAACTATGTGTTTAGCTCTATTTGGGCAAACTTTATGGAAGGACTGATAAATCactttttggaaaaggttATCATTCCCAGCAGCGAGAGGAAGGTGTGCCAGCAACTTTACAAGCcaatgatgaaaataaTATCCTTGTATAACGAGTACAACGAGCTGATGGAAAAAAGTGAACGGAACGGCTTCCTGCCACCGAACCAGGAACCTCCGGCCATAATAAGCTCAGATGAAGCTACTTCTATAGAGGATGGGAAACTCCAAACTGCGCAGCGACTTTTGTGGCAAGCTCGGCAAGATATTCCTAAAACAATCAGCAAAGAGTTGACTTTACTATCCGAAATGTACTCAACGCTGTCTGCAGATGAGCAGGACTTTGAATTAGACGAGTTTGTATGCAGTGCCGAAGAATACATTGAGTTGGAGTACCTGCCCTCTTTGATTGAGGTACTGTTTGCCAATGGAGGAACGCTaaacttttggaaaatCATGATCGTCTTAGAGCCATTCTTTTACTacattgaagaagtcgcGGACGAGGAGAGTCCTTGCTACGACGGCGATTCCGCGAAACCAGACCCCCGGGTAGTGACTTTAGAAAAAATTTGTGAAGTCGCTGCGGAACAAGAGtggatttgaaaaaagttaGTGCCTACTTTAAATTATCTAGGAAGCATGTTGAAAATCGTTGTAGTTAAATTGAAAGGTACTGTGTTTAGAATTTCAGTTTTGTTTACCAGTTTTCTTGGTATGAGTTGGGAGCTCGCTGTATGGGCGATTGTTAATCTTCTTgtactttttgaaatcctTGAACTTGCCAAGGACACGGCGCCTCTGGTTAATGGCAAAGTCCTTGACATTGTGAATGTCACGATGGCTCCTGTTCAGGTATAGGAAGAAGTACATGGCAACGCATGCGATGACCACAACAGTAGGAATGGATAAGGCAACGTAATACCATGTGTCATCAGAGATACCAGCGTCCTGAAGAGCCTTCTGTTGCTTGGTGGTTTTGGCAACTCGAGGCCCCATGATCATTCTGAATAGAACATAGTGTTCCCAAGGATTGAACTCATCATCTCGTATGTTGTCTGGTTGAATTGCAAGCAGCACTTTCCTATCGTAAGCTCCGTCTAGAAAGTCTGCCGTAAGTTCTAGAGGGTAAATACCATCAACGTTCTTAAGCCACCCagagctgaaaaaagcCGCTTTCAAATCTCTTTTCTTAAGCCCTTTGTCCTTGATACTTTCTTTGACGTAGAATAAGTGCAGCTGTACATTCTCAATCGTTTCGTCAGTATCAGGTTTCTGGAAAAACTTAGTGTACCACGACACAAAGTATGTGTTGTCCACCTTCAActccttgttttcttttggcGTGCAGAAAGGTTCGCTTGAAATGTCGCCCGCTGGGCCCTTTTTGAAGTAGCGGTCTGGAGTACAACGTATTATTGGATTGAGAGAAACATATGTGTCGTCCTCATCGGTAAATACTTCCTCTTCATAGACCTCGTCTTCCTCCATATTATGCGCCTTCAATTCGTCGTAAGATAAAGTCCTGGTGGCaacagttttgaagtaaGTGCTATAATCCGGACGTGcatcttttgttttcgcgCCCTTGATCTGGGGTCTCTTAGTTTTTGGACTACCAAACTGGTCAAGCGAAATCCAAGGCTCTAAGCCATTAGTAGTCGCTAGTGGCTTCGCAGAAAAGGTCACTCCAGCGATTACTGTGGGTGTGACTACCTCTTTCTGGCCAGAGTAAATAGTACGAAGCCATGGTTTTGGAATTTCAGACGTCGTTGTTGTCTCTTTGGGCTTAATGACATTTCTGCGGGCATCTACTGCACTTAGCCAAGCTAGCAAAAGCAAGGCAATTGATTGCGGTACAAGCATTGTGTTCTGTTCCGAGAAGTCTCGCTGAGGTATtattttgagatcaaaatCGTTATTGTTCCTgataaaaaatttgatgatCGGATAGCTCATTTCAAGTTAAAGAGTCAAGCCTCTATGGATAACCAGCACATCATCAAACTCGTGAGAAACAACCTTGTGCATCAGCAGCTATGGGATGATGTGGAAGAGgcaaagcttgaagacaCTGATGCATGGGTCCTGCGCGGCCTTCCGCCCCATAAGCTGAGTAACGATGACCCGCAACTAGATCATGAATGGATTCTGCCGATTGAGCTATCGCAGTACAAGCCCGGAAAATTGACTCTGGAGCTTATGGACAAGATCTTTTCAGAACTGAAGTGTAGAAGGGTGACACTTGGGATTGTCAATGATGACGGTACAGTGGTGTACTACTTTATATACAAGGGCCTACACAAGCCAAAGAGAAACTGAGCAGCTTGGCCTAGGCTGCCACCAATCTCTGGAGAGCATGGTACGCGCTCATGACAACATTGCCTTTTTCCGCAAAAAAGGGCCCCCGCAGCTCAAGCGTGGAGGTCGATTTCGAGCAGTCGTTAAGCCTTTTAATGATCGATTCGTAGTCCTCCGGCCCCAGTGCTGTCTGTAGCTGCTCTTTTACCAGCTGCCCATCCGGGAGTTCCATCTGTACAAACAAATTGGCCCATAGCAAGAAGTCCGCGGCCGTGCTATCCTTGTCAAGCCTTGCGCGCGCCTCACGCCAGCTCACAACATGCCGGTTAAGCCGGCTCATGTACTGCAAATTATAACGTGCAGATTTCAAGAGTTCCTCTCCCCgagctttggaagcattCGTGAGCTTGAACGCCTTTGATTGAACGAGACCGTCCAGCTCCGCATTTGGCTGCTCCACTTGCTCCGGGTCGTCGTCGTGTCCAAAATAACCTAGGGTCTCGCATCTCTTTCGCGCCAGCGCTCGGTATTTTAGTGGAGTGTTGTACCACAAGGGCCATTCCAGTAAGTACGCAAACACTCTCCTCGTGAAGCTATCGtagttgtttttgtttagATACAGTTGATACTGTGTTAACACGCATATGTGATCTTGGGTAAACTGCAAAAGCGCCATCTCTAGCGCGGtttcttcagcagaaaAATGTCTCGCTATGTTAGCGTAGCCGTAAAGCTTCTTATCACCGTCTATAAGAAGCGGCAGTTCCTGGTTTGGCGAGAGGTCTGTGTTGTTAGAGAACACGATTGTCACATTGCGATCATTTTGCGTATCGTtcagaagccaaaaaaggGCCACGCTTTCGGGCGAAACAATGCTCGGCTTACCATTCAAGCCCCAAAGATGAACAGTCGCTTTCATAGTGTATTTTTCAATCCTAGAGAGAATTCTGTGCTCTATCGAGTCCTGAGATGCGATAAGTATAGCCTAGAGAACTCAACTTCTTTCGTATTTGAGCATTTACAATAATTTAGATGTGGCGAAAAAAATACATATTAGTTCGTCGCGTTATACCTGTTCTGTGGGATCAAAGATACCTTTAactgaagctgaagctgaCGACCGACCGACTGCAAGACTGCCAGAGTGATGTCCGCGACGCCAGAAATAGTTAAAAATGGTTCCGCTGGCTTTATAAGACCCACCAAGCGGCAAATAAGGCCTGAGGAAGATGTGGAAGGGAGGCTCAGGGATGTGATAGAAGAGCGGCCAGGAGACATTTGTACATATTTGGAGCTGGCGAGACTGCTGCAATCCAGAGACCAGCAGGAAGAAGCGCGCGGTGTATTTGACCAATTGCATGAGCGCTTCCCACTTTTTTCTCCTCTGTGGACGGTGGAGGTGGGCTACGATCTCGAAAGAGATGAATTCTCGCACGCGGGAAGCCTTCTTACCCGATGCTTGTCCGGGACCCTGGAGAACAATGACCTTGGTTTATGGTTTATGTATCTGGACTTCGTCCGTAGAAAAAACAATTTAATTACGGGAGGAGAGGAGGCGCGCGGCGTGGTCCTCAAAGCCTTCGATGCCGTGGCGACAAAGTGCGCCAGCTGGGAGCCTCGGTCTTCTGCGTTTTGGAATGAATACCTTTCGTTCCTAGAGCACTGGAAGCCCGTAAGCAAATGGGAGGAGCAGCAACGCATTGACCTTACAAGGTCTTTGTACAAGCGCATGCTGTGCATTCCATTTGACGGGCTTGAACGTTCGTGGAACAAGTACACACAGTGGGAACAAGAGGTCAATTCGCTGACTGCAAGAAAGTTCATCGGTGAGCTTTCAGCTAATTATATGAAGGCGCGGTCTTTATACAGAGAATGGAACAATATTACCAAAGGCATAAAGCGGGTCTTGCCTTCTCGCTTGTCGCAGTGCTCCAAGCAGACAATTCCCCAACCAGGAGAGTATCAAGTCGAACAAATACATCTATGGATGGACTGGATTAAGTGGGAACTCCAAAACAAGCTCGACCTTCCTGACGAATTTCATTCGCAAAGAGTTGACTACGTCTACAAACAGGCTATTCAACATCTCTTGTTTTCACCTGAGATTTGGTACAACTATTCAATGTATGCCTCCCCAGAAAATGCGCGGGAAATTTTAATACAGGGTTTGAAAGCCAGTCCTGGGTCAACAACTTtaactttcaagctttcagaGCActttgagcttcaaaacgAGGTGGAACAAATGCAGAAGTGTTTTGAACGTTGCATTGACCATTTGGTGTTGGAATACCACATAATGAGCGATGAGGGGCAAGAGACCTACAgtcaaagacaaaagaTCACTTTTGTTTACTGTATATACATGAACGCGATGAAAAGGGTATCCGGTCTTTCATCTGCGCGcaaagtttttggcaagtGCCGTAAACTCAAAGACTTGCTGACACACGAAATATACATCGAAAACGCTTACTTGGAATTTCACAACAATAATGACCATAAAACTGCATGCAAGGTCCTGGAGCTAGGACTAAAGTACTTTTCGAGTAGTGGAGAGTACGTTAACAAGTACCTAGATTTCCTGATTTTAATTAACCAAGACGGCCTAATCAAACCGCTTTTCGAAAGTTCCCTAGACAGAATAATCGATCTTGATGAATTACAGAGGATTTACAAGAAAGTGATAAATTACGAGTCCAAGTTCGGAAACCTCACAAATGCATATTCTATCGAAAACcgattttttgagaagttccCACAACTAGAGAAGATCGAAGTTTTCACGGACCGCTACCAAGTTCAGAATGCCAACTTAATAAAGTCACTGGAGCTCACCTATCTGCCAAGTGACAACGACTTTAGGTTTGGTTCATTCAACGAAACTAATGGGGGCCTCAAAAGGTCTCGCGGACTCTCACAATCCGGAGATTCAGCTGCACAAAAGAGGCACAAGTCTCAGGATTTTGTTCCAGAAAATGTCCTCGATCTTCTGAGACTGTTACCCAAACGCCAATACTTCAAAACCGCGGTTCTGGATGCCGAAAAATTGACGCGTTACCTAATTGAAAACGTAAATATACCATCAAGCGACAATGGCACTGCTGCGTAAACTTCGAAAGTTTTCCGGTAACTGTATCTAATTATTTAAAACTTCTTAAGAACGGTAGTCACCATTGATGGTCACGTATTCGTGACTTAGGTCACAGGTCCAGAATTGGCATTCCTCGGAGCCTGTTCCCATGTCCACCAAAATTTCGAGGTCAGGTAAGGCCAAAATCTCCGAGGCTCTATTTTCGTCAATGTCGAACTGTGGGACGCCGTTAGCTATAAGCTTGAGCTCACGGGGACTCGAATTGTCAGTGGCAATAAAACTAACGTTGATCTTTGACTCATCTAATGACGCTAGGTTCTCCAATTTAGAGTATCCAATGGCACACAAGATCCTACCCCAATTTGCGTCCTGTCCGTAGAGAGCACTCTTGACCAGCATACTATTGGAAATAGTCTCTGCAATTATTCTCGCGTCTTTGAAATTAGCGCTGTTCTTGACATTTACCGTGACAAACTTGGTAGCGCCTTCACCATCACGAACCACCAGTTGGGCCAGTTGCTTTGCGAATTCCGTCACTTGACTTTTAACTTGTTCGAAATCAGGGGACGCTTCGTCAATGACAAAAGTATCAACGGCACCGTTCGCAAGCATGCAAATAGTGTCGTTCGTACTCATATCACCGTCAACAGATATGCAATTGAAAGAGCGATTGACCGCGGCAGTGAGCATTGCTTgaagagttgaagctttaaTAGGCAGATCTGTAACGATGAAACCCAACAAAGTTGCCATGTTTGGACAAATCATACCCGCACCTTTAGATATACCCGTCAAGGTATATTCGGTGCCATCTGATAGCTGGAATTTCGAGGAAATCAGCTTAGGGAAAGTGTCAGTAGTACAGATAGATTTTGCAAGGTTCAGCCACGAGTTGAAATCGCTTCCAAACTGCTTTTGATCGAACAAAGTGTTGATACCCTTTGAGATTTTGTCCATCTGTAATCTTTGTCCAATGACACCGGTGGACATCACCAATGtgctgttttctttgccaATGTGGGCATTGACCTGCCCCGCAACCTTTTGAGCATCTTGCATACCAAGTTCACCAGTAACGGCGTTGGCGCAACCGGAGTTGGCCACAATGGCGTTCACACCTTCACCGCTGCTGCCGTCGAGCACTTGTTTCGACACCAACACTGGCGCAGCCTTGAACCTGTTAGTGGTAAAAACGGCAGCAGCATTAGATGGCCGAGATTTATTGGTATTTAGAATAATTCCCAGGTCCCTGTTACCATTTTTCTTGACGCCGGAGGCCAAAGAAGCGACTTTGAATCCTTTGGGAAATACGCCGGACTTTGGTACGTACAAGGAGTACTTGTCCACAGTTTTGGcagccttttgaagcaaTGCAGAGGACACTCTCATAACGGAAGCTGGTTAACGTTCGATGGAGATTGTTGAGCGTGTAATACTGTCTAAAGCGAACAAAAACGCTGGTGACTCAGTCATCGGTGCCTGATAAGATGGTGATAGCACTACAAACGAAGAGACGCGATAAGAGATCAGGCTCCTATAAGCGAACTTTAAAAAGTGACATGGAAatattttgagtttgaatgAGTAGAGTGATGTTATTTGTAGGTTATATTAAAATATTAGATCCTTCCTAGTGGTTACGAACGGAGAAAAAACATTCCGTTACAAGGAAAACCGCAGCGGCCAGGATATGCTGAGTTTTTTGTTGCTAAAGTCAGAGACGTACGCTTGAAATCTAGTCAGACTTCTGGGATGTTGACGATCCGTCAGGCTGACCAGATTCAGCACCATTCTCCCTCTTTTCGAACAGGGTGTAACCTTGGACACCGCTGTTTTGTCTGATGGCATCCTCGCGGTCTGCCGCCTCATCGAGGTCGAGATCTTGCTTTTCGTTGTCGTCCTCGTACAGGCCCAGAGCGTTGGCCTGGTCCTCGATCTCAGAGAACGAAAGCTTTGGCAAGTTAGCTGCGACTCTCCATGGCATGGTACCGTCGACATGAGCCTTTGCGAAAATAATGTCAATCTCCTCCAGGGATCTACCAGCGGTCTCTGGGtagaagaaaaagataaCAGGCAGGTAGAGGTAGTTCATGacagcgaagaagaggtaGCAGCCATAGCCAGTGTCCATGATAAAGATGGGGGTGAACATAACAACGGCAAAGTTACAAAGCCAGTTGGTACAGGTGGACAAGGCATTGGTGGCAGAACGGACACGCATGGAGGCGATCTCTGGTGGGTAAATCCAAGGCAGAGACAGCATGGACATACCAAAGAAGCAGATGAATAGGAAGAGACCCACGGCTGCACCCTTGGCGACCTCCGTGTCGTCCTTTGTCAGACATCCGAAGGTGATGGTGAATGAGATGGCTTGGCCTGCAGCGCCCAACATGAACAGCTTACGTCTACCCAAAGTCTCGACCAAAAAGAACGAGGGGATAGTGAAGCAGGCATAGATGGTGGCGAAAACACCCCCTAGAATAAGCGGCAGCTTACCTGTTAGACCAATGGACTCTTGGAACAGCACGGTAGAGTAGTAAATGGCAGCATTGCAACCGGTGAACTGCTGGAAGAACTGGGTAGAGGAGGCAACCAGAGCTCTCTGCAGGTTCTGGGTCTTGCCGCCGGTGAACAGGTCTTTGACGGATCTCTTTTCATGGCGGAAACGGTTGACGGCGTCCTGGATGACAGTAGCTTCTGCGATAATGGCATCGTCGTCCTCAGGCAAATTGTCCAACTTGGCCAAAACGTGCAGGGCGTCGTCGCGTCTACCGCGAGACATCAACCAACGGGGCGAGTCAGGCAGCTCCCAGATTCCCGCCAGGAGCAGCAGGGCGAAGAAGATCTGCATGGCAACTGGGAACCGCCACTGGACAGAGGAGTCGACGTAGGAGAGACCGAAGTCGATCCAGTAGGCAATCATGGTGCCCACGGCGATCATGGAGCCTTCGAGGTTGACCAAAATACCACGGTTCTCGGGCTTGGACATCTCGGACTGCCACACGGGGATGGTCGAGGTGTTCAGACCGGTGCCGACACCGGTGCACACACGGCCCACAACGAACTGGCCCAGGCCCCAGTGGGGGCCGAAGGCCGCGGTGGAGATCACAGTGCCCACGATAGTGAGGCAGGCGCCCAAAATGACAAGCGGTTTACGACCGATCTGCTCACCGCGGAACATGACGAAGAGCGAGCC contains:
- the ARG7 gene encoding glutamate N-acetyltransferase (highly similar to uniprot|Q04728 Saccharomyces cerevisiae YMR062C ECM40 Mitochondrial ornithine acetyltransferase catalyzes the fifth step in arginine biosynthesis also possesses acetylglutamate synthase activity regenerates acetylglutamate while forming ornithine), with product MRVSSALLQKAAKTVDKYSLYVPKSGVFPKGFKVASLASGVKKNGNRDLGIILNTNKSRPSNAAAVFTTNRFKAAPVLVSKQVLDGSSGEGVNAIVANSGCANAVTGELGMQDAQKVAGQVNAHIGKENSTLVMSTGVIGQRLQMDKISKGINTLFDQKQFGSDFNSWLNLAKSICTTDTFPKLISSKFQLSDGTEYTLTGISKGAGMICPNMATLLGFIVTDLPIKASTLQAMLTAAVNRSFNCISVDGDMSTNDTICMLANGAVDTFVIDEASPDFEQVKSQVTEFAKQLAQLVVRDGEGATKFVTVNVKNSANFKDARIIAETISNSMLVKSALYGQDANWGRILCAIGYSKLENLASLDESKINVSFIATDNSSPRELKLIANGVPQFDIDENRASEILALPDLEILVDMGTGSEECQFWTCDLSHEYVTINGDYRS
- the SAM37 gene encoding SAM complex subunit SAM37 (similar to uniprot|P50110 Saccharomyces cerevisiae YMR060C SAM37 Component of the mitochondrial outer membrane sorting and assembly machinery (SAM) complex required for the sorting of some proteins to the outer membrane after import by the TOM complex), whose protein sequence is MKATVHLWGLNGKPSIVSPESVALFWLLNDTQNDRNVTIVFSNNTDLSPNQELPLLIDGDKKLYGYANIARHFSAEETALEMALLQFTQDHICVLTQYQLYLNKNNYDSFTRRVFAYLLEWPLWYNTPLKYRALARKRCETLGYFGHDDDPEQVEQPNAELDGLVQSKAFKLTNASKARGEELLKSARYNLQYMSRLNRHVVSWREARARLDKDSTAADFLLWANLFVQMELPDGQLVKEQLQTALGPEDYESIIKRLNDCSKSTSTLELRGPFFAEKGNVVMSAYHALQRLVAA
- the PSG1 gene encoding Psg1p (similar to uniprot|P36081 Saccharomyces cerevisiae YKL077W), encoding MSYPIIKFFIRNNNDFDLKIIPQRDFSEQNTMLVPQSIALLLLAWLSAVDARRNVIKPKETTTTSEIPKPWLRTIYSGQKEVVTPTVIAGVTFSAKPLATTNGLEPWISLDQFGSPKTKRPQIKGAKTKDARPDYSTYFKTVATRTLSYDELKAHNMEEDEVYEEEVFTDEDDTYVSLNPIIRCTPDRYFKKGPAGDISSEPFCTPKENKELKVDNTYFVSWYTKFFQKPDTDETIENVQLHLFYVKESIKDKGLKKRDLKAAFFSSGWLKNVDGIYPLELTADFLDGAYDRKVLLAIQPDNIRDDEFNPWEHYVLFRMIMGPRVAKTTKQQKALQDAGISDDTWYYVALSIPTVVVIACVAMYFFLYLNRSHRDIHNVKDFAINQRRRVLGKFKDFKKYKKINNRPYSELPTHTKKTGKQN
- the RNA14 gene encoding cleavage polyadenylation factor subunit RNA14 (similar to uniprot|P25298 Saccharomyces cerevisiae YMR061W RNA14 Cleavage and polyadenylation factor I (CF I) component involved in cleavage and polyadenylation of mRNA 3' ends bridges interaction between Rna15p and Hrp1p in the CF I complex), whose translation is MSATPEIVKNGSAGFIRPTKRQIRPEEDVEGRLRDVIEERPGDICTYLELARLLQSRDQQEEARGVFDQLHERFPLFSPLWTVEVGYDLERDEFSHAGSLLTRCLSGTLENNDLGLWFMYLDFVRRKNNLITGGEEARGVVLKAFDAVATKCASWEPRSSAFWNEYLSFLEHWKPVSKWEEQQRIDLTRSLYKRMLCIPFDGLERSWNKYTQWEQEVNSLTARKFIGELSANYMKARSLYREWNNITKGIKRVLPSRLSQCSKQTIPQPGEYQVEQIHLWMDWIKWELQNKLDLPDEFHSQRVDYVYKQAIQHLLFSPEIWYNYSMYASPENAREILIQGLKASPGSTTLTFKLSEHFELQNEVEQMQKCFERCIDHLVLEYHIMSDEGQETYSQRQKITFVYCIYMNAMKRVSGLSSARKVFGKCRKLKDLLTHEIYIENAYLEFHNNNDHKTACKVLELGLKYFSSSGEYVNKYLDFLILINQDGLIKPLFESSLDRIIDLDELQRIYKKVINYESKFGNLTNAYSIENRFFEKFPQLEKIEVFTDRYQVQNANLIKSLELTYLPSDNDFRFGSFNETNGGLKRSRGLSQSGDSAAQKRHKSQDFVPENVLDLLRLLPKRQYFKTAVLDAEKLTRYLIENVNIPSSDNGTAA
- the AAN1 gene encoding Aan1p (similar to uniprot|P36083 Saccharomyces cerevisiae YKL075C Hypothetical ORF), which encodes MKESIGPTCRCSKCNSLLKASPKATAKKPIRYRFNFMKHMDLRQSNYRTITSISYLTEKYGEKKAENIARFVRCIHKQINSGVNRISDLQASSILPWTRVRLFLLLVTLSQRGGSDYWMGKEGEMKEPARPSEPRERKPQDKSKPYGTLIEEIMRQNINDNYREADHDENYVFSSIWANFMEGLINHFLEKVIIPSSERKVCQQLYKPMMKIISLYNEYNELMEKSERNGFLPPNQEPPAIISSDEATSIEDGKLQTAQRLLWQARQDIPKTISKELTLLSEMYSTLSADEQDFELDEFVCSAEEYIELEYLPSLIEVLFANGGTLNFWKIMIVLEPFFYYIEEVADEESPCYDGDSAKPDPRVVTLEKICEVAAEQEWI
- the STL1 gene encoding glucose-inactivated glycerol proton symporter STL1 (highly similar to uniprot|P39932 Saccharomyces cerevisiae YDR536W STL1 Glycerol proton symporter of the plasma membrane subject to glucose-induced inactivation strongly but transiently induced when cells are subjected to osmotic shock), which gives rise to MPSRLSVNRTSTLGLNGRSLRLAITITSVIGFSLFGYDQGLMSGLITGKEFNSEFPATGGDDRRTKLVQGAVTACYEIGCFFGSLFVMFRGEQIGRKPLVILGACLTIVGTVISTAAFGPHWGLGQFVVGRVCTGVGTGLNTSTIPVWQSEMSKPENRGILVNLEGSMIAVGTMIAYWIDFGLSYVDSSVQWRFPVAMQIFFALLLLAGIWELPDSPRWLMSRGRRDDALHVLAKLDNLPEDDDAIIAEATVIQDAVNRFRHEKRSVKDLFTGGKTQNLQRALVASSTQFFQQFTGCNAAIYYSTVLFQESIGLTGKLPLILGGVFATIYACFTIPSFFLVETLGRRKLFMLGAAGQAISFTITFGCLTKDDTEVAKGAAVGLFLFICFFGMSMLSLPWIYPPEIASMRVRSATNALSTCTNWLCNFAVVMFTPIFIMDTGYGCYLFFAVMNYLYLPVIFFFYPETAGRSLEEIDIIFAKAHVDGTMPWRVAANLPKLSFSEIEDQANALGLYEDDNEKQDLDLDEAADREDAIRQNSGVQGYTLFEKRENGAESGQPDGSSTSQKSD
- the SEN15 gene encoding Sen15p (similar to uniprot|Q04675 Saccharomyces cerevisiae YMR059W SEN15 Subunit of the tRNA splicing endonuclease which is composed of Sen2p Sen15p Sen34p and Sen54p), whose protein sequence is MDNQHIIKLVRNNLVHQQLWDDVEEAKLEDTDAWVLRGLPPHKLSNDDPQLDHEWILPIELSQYKPGKLTLELMDKIFSELKCRRVTLGIVNDDGTVVYYFIYKGLHKPKRN